In Flavobacterium sp. N3904, one DNA window encodes the following:
- a CDS encoding M91 family zinc metallopeptidase codes for MEHHQKKVSENKIAVTAANRSGTNTVQLKDNREHSVVQRVLKVDVTNPEYTRKVTEHLRELVGETGKIIVNSETGEVSFLPKRRNAEKVTPTPGHSLIRSLVNHTHTTIIKESLGADSLSSQPILPDNSLVGKAIDWFKDFQYMKKKGYLTHEARAFVNGATPGVGVGTIVHYDANLSDKDREGEVRLPNGKTKRESSPQSISLGHELIHSDHFHRGLGAYDEKGMPILSSRQHTYSDFPRGETTNLEEINTVGLDTLPPEHKFHKHIIDNNLAGNQTYQINLQDRDRKARNITEQDLRKQMNLLPRAGYER; via the coding sequence ATGGAACATCACCAAAAAAAAGTATCCGAAAACAAAATTGCTGTAACTGCCGCAAATAGAAGTGGTACTAATACCGTTCAATTAAAAGATAATCGGGAGCATTCTGTTGTACAACGCGTACTAAAAGTAGATGTCACAAACCCTGAATATACAAGAAAGGTAACCGAACATTTGAGAGAACTTGTAGGAGAAACCGGTAAAATTATCGTTAACAGTGAAACAGGAGAAGTCTCCTTCTTACCAAAAAGACGCAACGCAGAGAAAGTTACACCAACTCCTGGTCACAGCCTGATTCGAAGTCTAGTGAATCATACACATACAACTATCATTAAAGAATCTTTGGGTGCGGATTCTCTCAGTAGCCAGCCAATACTCCCAGATAATTCATTAGTTGGCAAGGCAATCGATTGGTTTAAAGACTTTCAATACATGAAAAAAAAGGGATACTTAACACATGAGGCAAGAGCTTTTGTAAATGGTGCTACCCCGGGAGTAGGAGTTGGCACAATAGTACACTATGATGCGAATCTTTCAGATAAAGATCGTGAAGGTGAAGTGAGGTTGCCAAACGGAAAGACAAAGCGAGAGTCAAGTCCTCAAAGCATAAGTCTGGGTCACGAACTAATTCACTCTGATCATTTTCATCGTGGTTTAGGGGCTTACGATGAAAAAGGAATGCCCATTTTATCTTCACGCCAGCATACGTATTCGGATTTTCCCCGTGGTGAAACTACTAATCTTGAAGAAATCAATACTGTTGGACTTGATACCCTTCCTCCCGAACATAAGTTTCATAAACATATAATAGACAATAATCTTGCCGGAAATCAAACCTACCAGATTAATCTACAGGATCGTGATCGGAAGGCCAGAAACATAACGGAACAAGATTTACGAAAGCAGATGAATCTCTTACCTAGAGCTGGATATGAACGCTAA
- a CDS encoding ATP-binding protein has product METNQGIIVLHKEMDWLQKVIDQVICSYLLQDGHEKHWMDIPLPEIDDDNAFYQKLKEWNLNQYERLCLALIIAPQIKPEILDIFFSKNAMYDRGFTEFGGVINKSHSGFIPTGQTFCFLITAVNPELRIEVLNVLSSSNILSKEQVLIQETTESNMPVLNTILSLNERWLHYFITGNLPRLEHSVSFPAQQISTNMNWSDLVLENHVMEQVMEINAWLNYGTTLMTEWGLENKIKPGYRTLFYGPPGTGKTLTATLLGKSTNREVYRVDLSMIVSKYIGETEKNLSKIFDVAQHKDWILFFDEADALFGKRTASSSSNDRHANQQTGYLLQRIEDFPGVVILASNLKENMDEAFSRRFQSMIHFTMPSPEERILLWKNAFSGKCKLDSDIDIENIAEQFELTGGAIINVLRYCALTAIQKNETEIGYNDLLEGIRREFKKENRTLGVTRMN; this is encoded by the coding sequence ATGGAAACTAATCAGGGTATTATTGTGCTGCATAAAGAAATGGATTGGTTACAAAAAGTAATCGATCAGGTTATTTGTAGCTACTTGCTTCAAGATGGACATGAAAAACATTGGATGGACATTCCATTACCCGAAATTGATGATGACAATGCTTTTTATCAAAAACTAAAAGAATGGAATCTCAATCAATACGAGCGACTTTGTCTTGCCTTGATAATTGCTCCACAAATAAAACCCGAAATACTGGATATTTTCTTTAGTAAAAATGCAATGTACGATCGTGGTTTTACGGAGTTCGGTGGTGTAATCAACAAAAGCCATAGCGGATTTATTCCCACTGGTCAAACCTTTTGTTTTTTGATTACTGCCGTTAATCCAGAATTAAGAATCGAAGTATTGAATGTACTTAGCTCCAGCAATATTCTTTCGAAAGAACAGGTTTTAATCCAGGAAACCACGGAGTCAAATATGCCCGTTTTAAATACTATTCTTTCCCTCAATGAACGTTGGCTGCACTATTTTATAACAGGGAATTTACCCCGATTGGAACACAGTGTCTCGTTTCCGGCACAACAAATTTCAACCAATATGAATTGGTCCGATTTGGTTTTAGAAAATCATGTTATGGAACAAGTCATGGAAATTAATGCCTGGTTAAACTATGGAACAACCTTAATGACAGAGTGGGGTCTTGAAAACAAAATAAAGCCAGGGTATAGAACGCTTTTTTACGGACCGCCGGGAACAGGAAAAACCCTTACCGCCACTTTACTTGGAAAAAGCACCAATAGAGAAGTGTATCGGGTCGATCTTTCTATGATAGTCTCCAAATACATAGGAGAAACTGAAAAAAATCTTTCCAAAATTTTTGATGTAGCACAACATAAAGACTGGATTTTATTTTTTGACGAAGCCGATGCGCTATTTGGCAAAAGAACAGCTTCATCTTCATCAAATGACAGACATGCCAACCAACAAACAGGTTACTTATTGCAACGAATTGAAGATTTTCCGGGGGTTGTCATACTTGCCTCCAATTTAAAAGAAAATATGGATGAGGCTTTTTCAAGAAGATTTCAATCCATGATCCATTTTACAATGCCCAGTCCCGAGGAGCGCATCCTATTATGGAAAAATGCCTTTTCGGGAAAATGCAAATTGGATTCCGATATTGATATAGAAAACATCGCCGAACAGTTTGAATTAACAGGAGGTGCCATTATCAATGTGCTTCGGTATTGTGCTTTAACCGCTATTCAAAAAAATGAAACAGAGATTGGTTATAACGATCTCCTTGAAGGAATCAGACGTGAATTTAAAAAAGAAAATCGAACTTTAGGTGTTACCCGAATGAATTGA
- a CDS encoding DUF4157 domain-containing protein: MAQLQEKLPQNRTQTSAANSNGNNSAVQLKDNRELPVVQQKLSEKTATQESSFTPIQRKNNTGLPENLKSGIENLSGHSMDDVKVHYNSSQPAQINAHAYAQGTDIHIASGQEKHLPHEAWHVVQQKQGRVKPTLQMKGKVNINDDKGLENEADVMGAKAKSMTDQRNSNNYSMPSHPAMGTTQLLSIVQRKEVTIGDQTFDTDDSTAVWINFYKFQEEGDIHSFNELIGELAHRVALSKRLKQKWRNLETNDLRDSDEPIIKRRTKKNKKRNYKTPVKSLELDTKPVHKAIEESEVTPEEVTAYKDDVEKSSAWGTIDQAKALALKFFIKFNVYVPVGNGNIRRSETIGKGTLSRRSLYFQGGNHFQVIIPKEGGPFTLEKSNQKFALNKVLPRSDGSCLYDACFIIRYNKKANDQEIGQLRKYASKNTPTKAIKSEIRDLKGDKKNGRKIFGLGPEMKKILKTESADKISPEDLAAINALYLEDMLSGANIYKKEFDLFFSGKQKEKKKGTDKKDKKKDLMVIGAHMSGDMYGVAAALALKPNMSVLIVTDNNHQSSETAMVNLFKQIVGENRVFVEKTSNANTNWHTFLKSSKEEYKNFHAIAVTSETSILAESFKNDPVETYKTIKNSWIGIDKEQLQKEEESTIKFLGSIGMPPGNYALLWSKTGGLNHPHPQHYSSHESQNHLIEQVRSIGWTPVNIGDDVKAEVTKPSLIKFWENEHYPASFKLEGRKGQLKMLYFISRLSGYNLVNVGMRSGILEGPALLGLKVIYLEERGNAQAERWEKLLGNVPSFKRVLLDTPPGGIQKKHWIERILWRNYKSEILQEAKDKIAKEIDAEPNQVMGILIDHEDLKDAVKPLITISKVQDKSTLEDQLNIILAKTNEEFQKVTGGKEKWVEEQLSHYKTKAANPKTGEGLSSGEVGTIKHLLVSWNDAPVSDKIVDTKEYLKRTWGKSKEVDDKRDFQVEYEAKKLVQELTPQKNRNEIAEIKAKHPEFDTTHAFKNLEGYFRQMIIADFKNEFSTYALELKEKILAPILEKLSPKLGTTAYELERLESHNPTYDLDFLLEKIEDPVKILQSLIGELGTEEIAQEIFELGNENLITSFNIWKMKRSGILFLPAYKNAALIQPPLLGKQKEVYKLREDPKKVLAKMLPGKNDYFKLMMEEIDMINILKDYKGLGVIGIDGITLHNGMPAMIMDYYPEHSKDFIAKTKDAFEGQNVPDTYQNFDGQLIKMARAVNKNTITKLLEIEKLMFEQKVRIKDLQFLIDSEGTPVVADPGTVVKNTLPSSSEIGVIENLLATTVNKLLLDSGVDPKTKISENDLAAQILVLTDLPKTDVRVQSIIKLLIKRYKYDVTENPKLEYEDTFKFREKPKTDVVPIQTDAQKIIAALETRPDFTILWTELDKATYDPAVLNGVDYETAKKIIFASKSIVEKVKDVGIRLKPIDVEKLSPEKRILFALTIRKDHTILWTELLEEAYNPQIFFGLDYETAKKIIFASKSIVDKVKGVGIKLKNAK; encoded by the coding sequence ATGGCACAGCTTCAGGAAAAATTACCCCAAAATAGAACACAAACTAGTGCAGCCAATAGCAATGGTAACAATAGTGCCGTACAGTTAAAAGATAATAGGGAGTTGCCTGTTGTGCAACAAAAACTTTCTGAGAAAACTGCAACTCAAGAATCTTCTTTTACTCCTATTCAAAGAAAAAACAACACTGGTTTGCCAGAAAATTTAAAATCTGGAATAGAAAATCTTTCGGGTCATTCTATGGATGATGTAAAAGTGCATTACAACTCTTCGCAACCCGCTCAGATCAATGCACACGCCTATGCACAAGGAACAGACATTCACATTGCTTCGGGGCAAGAAAAACATTTACCACATGAAGCGTGGCATGTAGTACAACAAAAACAAGGGAGAGTAAAACCTACTTTGCAAATGAAAGGCAAGGTTAATATAAATGATGATAAAGGATTGGAAAATGAGGCCGATGTTATGGGGGCGAAAGCAAAATCAATGACGGATCAGAGAAATTCTAACAACTACTCAATGCCCTCTCATCCCGCAATGGGAACAACTCAATTGCTTTCAATAGTTCAGCGCAAAGAAGTCACAATTGGGGACCAAACTTTTGACACAGATGATAGCACAGCTGTTTGGATCAATTTTTACAAGTTTCAGGAAGAGGGAGATATACATTCCTTTAATGAGTTAATTGGTGAATTAGCACACAGAGTAGCATTATCTAAAAGATTGAAACAAAAATGGAGAAATCTTGAAACTAACGATCTTAGAGACAGTGACGAACCTATAATTAAAAGAAGAACAAAAAAAAATAAAAAGAGGAATTATAAAACCCCTGTCAAATCTTTGGAATTGGATACCAAACCGGTTCATAAAGCTATAGAAGAATCAGAAGTAACTCCAGAAGAAGTAACTGCTTACAAAGATGATGTCGAAAAATCTTCGGCTTGGGGAACTATAGATCAAGCGAAAGCATTGGCTCTTAAATTCTTTATAAAGTTTAATGTCTATGTGCCGGTTGGTAATGGAAACATTAGACGATCGGAAACCATTGGAAAAGGAACTTTAAGCAGAAGAAGTTTATATTTTCAGGGTGGAAATCATTTTCAGGTCATTATTCCAAAAGAAGGCGGACCATTTACTTTAGAAAAAAGCAATCAAAAATTTGCTTTAAACAAGGTTCTTCCAAGATCAGACGGTAGTTGTTTATATGATGCTTGTTTTATCATTCGTTACAATAAAAAAGCTAATGATCAGGAGATTGGCCAACTTCGAAAATATGCTTCAAAAAATACGCCCACCAAAGCAATTAAATCAGAAATAAGAGATTTAAAAGGTGACAAAAAAAATGGGCGTAAAATTTTTGGTTTGGGTCCTGAAATGAAAAAGATTCTCAAAACAGAGTCTGCTGATAAAATTAGTCCTGAAGATCTTGCGGCTATTAATGCTCTTTATCTTGAAGACATGCTGTCTGGAGCAAATATCTATAAAAAAGAATTTGATCTATTTTTTTCTGGAAAACAAAAAGAGAAAAAAAAGGGAACTGACAAAAAGGACAAAAAAAAGGATTTAATGGTTATTGGAGCGCATATGAGTGGAGATATGTATGGTGTTGCAGCAGCACTTGCACTTAAGCCAAATATGAGTGTGCTAATAGTTACAGATAATAACCACCAAAGTTCAGAAACAGCTATGGTAAATCTTTTCAAGCAAATTGTTGGAGAAAACAGAGTTTTTGTCGAAAAAACAAGTAATGCAAATACTAACTGGCATACATTTCTAAAAAGTTCAAAAGAAGAATACAAGAACTTTCATGCAATAGCAGTAACCTCAGAAACATCAATTCTCGCTGAAAGTTTTAAAAATGATCCAGTCGAAACTTATAAAACAATAAAGAATAGCTGGATTGGTATTGACAAAGAACAGTTGCAAAAAGAGGAAGAATCAACAATTAAATTCCTAGGGTCTATAGGGATGCCTCCAGGTAATTATGCTCTGTTATGGTCAAAAACCGGTGGGCTAAATCATCCGCATCCGCAACATTACTCAAGTCATGAAAGTCAAAATCATTTAATAGAACAAGTTCGCTCAATAGGCTGGACACCAGTAAATATAGGTGATGATGTAAAAGCGGAAGTAACCAAACCATCATTGATTAAATTTTGGGAAAACGAACATTATCCAGCATCTTTTAAACTTGAAGGTAGAAAAGGGCAGTTAAAAATGCTATACTTCATTTCTAGATTATCCGGTTATAATCTTGTAAATGTAGGTATGAGAAGTGGTATTCTTGAAGGTCCTGCCCTACTTGGTTTAAAAGTCATTTATTTAGAAGAAAGAGGTAATGCTCAGGCAGAACGGTGGGAAAAATTACTTGGAAACGTACCTTCTTTTAAAAGAGTTTTATTGGATACTCCGCCAGGAGGAATACAAAAAAAACACTGGATAGAGAGAATATTATGGAGAAACTATAAAAGTGAAATTCTTCAGGAAGCAAAAGACAAAATCGCAAAAGAAATCGATGCAGAACCAAATCAGGTAATGGGTATTTTAATAGATCATGAAGATCTTAAAGATGCTGTAAAACCTTTAATTACAATTTCTAAAGTACAAGATAAAAGCACTCTTGAAGACCAACTAAACATTATTCTTGCCAAAACTAATGAAGAATTTCAAAAAGTAACTGGAGGAAAAGAAAAATGGGTCGAAGAACAATTAAGTCATTATAAAACTAAAGCTGCAAACCCCAAAACAGGTGAAGGTTTGTCATCGGGAGAAGTAGGAACAATAAAACATCTTCTTGTTTCCTGGAATGATGCCCCGGTTAGTGACAAAATTGTAGATACAAAAGAATATCTTAAAAGGACATGGGGGAAATCAAAAGAAGTAGATGACAAACGTGATTTTCAAGTCGAATACGAAGCAAAAAAACTTGTACAGGAACTTACACCACAAAAAAACAGAAATGAAATAGCTGAAATTAAAGCAAAGCATCCAGAATTTGATACTACACATGCTTTTAAAAATCTGGAAGGCTATTTCAGACAAATGATTATTGCCGATTTTAAAAATGAGTTCTCCACTTATGCTCTCGAGTTAAAAGAAAAAATATTGGCACCAATACTAGAAAAATTAAGCCCAAAATTGGGTACGACGGCTTATGAGTTGGAACGTCTAGAATCTCATAATCCAACTTATGATTTGGACTTTTTATTAGAAAAAATAGAAGACCCTGTAAAAATACTGCAAAGCTTAATTGGAGAATTAGGTACAGAAGAAATTGCTCAAGAAATTTTTGAATTAGGCAATGAAAATCTAATAACAAGTTTTAATATCTGGAAAATGAAACGAAGCGGAATTCTTTTTCTGCCTGCATATAAAAATGCGGCGCTAATCCAACCTCCACTTCTAGGGAAGCAAAAAGAAGTCTATAAACTAAGAGAAGATCCAAAGAAAGTTTTAGCAAAAATGCTTCCAGGTAAAAATGATTACTTCAAATTAATGATGGAAGAAATTGACATGATAAACATCTTAAAGGACTATAAGGGATTAGGAGTTATTGGAATTGATGGCATTACACTTCACAACGGTATGCCGGCAATGATAATGGATTATTATCCTGAACATTCTAAAGATTTTATAGCCAAAACTAAAGACGCTTTTGAAGGTCAGAATGTACCGGATACCTATCAGAATTTTGACGGGCAATTGATAAAAATGGCGAGAGCAGTTAATAAAAATACGATAACTAAATTATTAGAAATTGAGAAATTAATGTTTGAGCAAAAAGTAAGAATAAAAGATCTACAGTTTTTAATCGATTCTGAAGGTACACCAGTTGTTGCAGATCCAGGTACTGTTGTAAAAAATACTCTTCCGTCAAGTAGCGAAATTGGAGTTATCGAAAATCTGCTTGCTACTACAGTAAACAAATTATTATTAGATTCCGGTGTTGACCCAAAAACAAAAATATCAGAAAATGATTTGGCCGCTCAAATATTAGTACTTACTGACCTACCAAAAACAGATGTTCGTGTGCAATCAATAATTAAACTTTTAATTAAGCGATACAAATATGACGTCACCGAAAATCCTAAACTTGAATATGAAGATACTTTTAAATTTAGAGAAAAACCTAAAACTGATGTAGTTCCAATACAAACTGACGCACAAAAAATTATTGCCGCTTTAGAGACAAGGCCAGACTTTACTATTCTATGGACTGAACTTGATAAAGCAACATATGATCCTGCGGTCCTAAATGGTGTTGATTATGAAACTGCAAAAAAAATCATATTTGCGAGCAAATCAATAGTAGAGAAAGTTAAAGATGTAGGTATAAGACTTAAGCCAATTGATGTGGAAAAATTGTCTCCTGAAAAAAGAATCCTTTTTGCTTTGACTATCAGAAAGGATCATACTATTCTATGGACTGAACTTTTGGAAGAGGCATA